Proteins from a single region of Ochotona princeps isolate mOchPri1 chromosome 27, mOchPri1.hap1, whole genome shotgun sequence:
- the PTHLH gene encoding parathyroid hormone-related protein has product MLRKLLPQWSVAVFLLSYSVPSCGRSVEGLGRRHKRAVSEHQLLHDKGKSIQDLRRRFFLHHLMAEIHTAEIRATSEVSPNSKPAANTKNHPVGFGSDDEGRYLTQETNKVEPYKEPPLKTPGKKKKGKPGKRKEQEKKKRRTRSAWPLSVGTGSGLDAYQVSDISEPEPELSSWRH; this is encoded by the exons ATGCTGCGCAAGTTGCTGCCGCAATGGAGCGTGGCTGTGTTCCTACTGAGCTACTCCGTGCCCTCCTGCGGACGCTCCGTGGAGGGGCTCGGCCGCCGCCA CAAACGGGCTGTGTCTGAACATCAACTCCTGCATGACAAGGGCAAGTCCATCCAGGACCTGCGGCGGCGCTTCTTCCTGCACCACCTGATGGCAGAGATCCACACCGCCGAGATCAGAGCTACCTCCGAGGTCTCCCCGAACTCCAAGCCcgcagccaacaccaagaaccaCCCAGTCGGGTTCGGCTCTGACGACGAGGGCAGGTACCTCACTCAGGAAACCAACAAGGTGGAGCCCTACAAGGAGCCGCCCCTCAAGACgccagggaagaaaaagaaaggcaagcCTGGGAAGCGCAAGGAGCAGGAGAAGAAGAAGCGGCGAACTCGCTCTGCCTGGCCACTCTCGGTGGGCACCGGGAGCGGGCTCGACGCCTACCAGGTGTCTGACATCTCCGAGCCAGAGCCTGAGCTCAGCTCATG gaGGCATTGA